From one Oncorhynchus clarkii lewisi isolate Uvic-CL-2024 chromosome 6, UVic_Ocla_1.0, whole genome shotgun sequence genomic stretch:
- the LOC139411655 gene encoding kelch repeat and BTB domain-containing protein 13: protein MQMCCLNTSVEAMEPSSCPGSGTDSNKPGLGKSLDSGMDSLKVRVDGSVFVVNKALLEQHCEYFRALFQSGMRECQQDEVHLQGLSARGFVLALRVLDGDRPILGGDEIVEAIECATFLQVESVTKHLTNIINSENCLLMYHTAATYGLWDLSHQAALFIKDMYSDLKEDVVSTLPEDLVEYVESLIPSRYVTVCSHSPTVEQLQDCQRTVCYLDDEDREWKVLSHLPLNTSTTMAGVTMLDNKLYIIGGVHDLSKKVVDSGFCYDPESDSWSTISSPQQPRYNFTLVGHEGCLYAIGGEFDRKSMALVEKYSVSTATWRFAANLPCRAANVASTKAMNRIFICLWKPKGVTEIHEYVPERDQWVLVTTLVRDQSYGHCMVGHRDNLYVMRNGPCEDFLMCVMDCYNLTTGQWTALPGQYANSKGALFTSVVRGDSVFTLNRMRTTEFAVEEHRWKTKRETKGFGRIGSMYTFLMRLPKAKTVGNTEVLTDGLEFGNRIDHRRRDSLLQCFD from the coding sequence ATGCAAATGTGCTGTTTGAACACTTCAGTTGAGGCGATGGAGCCAAGCAGCTGCCCTGGCTCAGGGACCGACAGTAACAAGCCTGGCCTCGGCAAGTCTTTGGACTCAGGGATGGACAGCCTGAAAGTGAGAGTTGACGGGAGCGTTTTTGTGGTGAACAAAGCCCTACTCGAGCAGCACTGTGAGTACTTCCGAGCCCTCTTCCAGTCGGGAATGCGGGAATGCCAACAGGATGAGGTCCATCTGCAAGGGCTGAGCGCCCGGGGATTTGTGTTGGCGCTCCGGGTCCTGGACGGGGATCGCCCCATCTTGGGTGGTGACGAGATTGTGGAAGCCATAGAGTGTGCCACCTTTCTACAGGTGGAGTCTGTGACAAAGCACCTGACCAATATCATCAACTCAGAGAACTGCTTGTTGATGTACCACACGGCTGCGACCTACGGTTTATGGGATCTGTCCCATCAAGCTGCTTTATTCATTAAAGACATGTACTCGGACCTGAAGGAAGATGTTGTGAGCACTTTACCAGAAGACCTAGTGGAGTACGTTGAGTCTCTCATCCCCAGTCGGTACGTCACAGTCTGCAGCCACTCTCCTACCGTCGAGCAGCTCCAGGACTGTCAGAGGACGGTCTGCTACCTGGATGACGAAGATAGAGAATGGAAGGTGCTGAGTCACCTACCCCTAAACACAAGCACCACTATGGCAGGTGTGACCATGCTAGACAACAAGCTGTACATTATAGGAGGCGTCCACGACCTCAGCAAGAAAGTTGTGGACTCTGGCTTCTGCTACGACCCAGAGAGTGACTCCTGGTCCACTATTTCGAGTCCCCAGCAGCCACGCTACAACTTTACGTTAGTGGGCCACGAAGGCTGCCTCTACGCCATCGGTGGGGAGTTCGACCGGAAGTCCATGGCGTTGGTGGAGAAGTACAGTGTCTCCACAGCCACCTGGCGCTTCGCCGCTAATCTCCCCTGCAGAGCCGCCAACGTGGCCTCCACCAAAGCCATGAACCGCATCTTCATCTGCCTCTGGAAACCCAAGGGCGTTACGGAGATCCACGAGTACGTCCCCGAGAGGgaccaatgggtcctggtcaccACACTAGTCCGTGACCAGAGCTATGGCCACTGCATGGTGGGTCACAGGGACAATTTGTATGTCATGCGCAACGGGCCCTGCGAAGACTTCCTGATGTGCGTGATGGACTGCTACAACCTGACTACGGGTCAGTGGACAGCCTTGCCGGGGCAATACGCAAACAGTAAAGGAGCCCTGTTCACATCGGTAGTAAGAGGGGACTCAGTGTTCACACTCAACCGCATGAGGACCACAGAGTTCGCCGTGGAGGAGCACAGATGGAAAACCAAGAGAGAGACCAAGGGCTTCGGGCGAATCGGCTCCATGTACACATTTCTCATGAGACTGCCCAAGGCCAAGACTGTGGGAAACACTGAGGTGTTGACAGACGGGCTGGAGTTTGGGAATCGGATCGACCACAGACGCAGAGACTCTCTGCTACAATGCTTTGACTGA
- the LOC139411662 gene encoding programmed cell death protein 7: MDKPTFQSTSGGRQHPVSNTGGPDTFYPRGGPTYLGPQPIQPPPVCETSFQSNMPSSSNVAGAFWPGQTPSQYLPPPQQAPVSDQRFPQSQEWTPPVAGYGSQPYGFRPPFPQPPPRFEGYGPPHMSSPGYGFDPSIPPPPLNNPALSQFPPMCSQPVPFHSHPKLEPNTHEGRPPNSWAQGYNMGDAQSNMGTSDFQRSFDHNPAYPRPGPQHSPYGNPDASFRPKHADSGYTEHRSRPLLASPSLIPMGTALQRDQGFSRPMAPQPPDEDSIQRMQDEQWLKHFLRNRERTTAKTSKPAEPHSRQTHPKVSVAHIRDTLYGAIQLVSKLSMACETLKHNMDNESVWADSYAEAVSVKTDLQEKLKVLGDSEFVESLKKKLSSISKRRARLRRRQVEQDEDKQREEERVAEREAAIDKWRMKRIHEVEEKKRAQELKLAADTVLCEVRKKQADAKRMLDILRSLEKLRKLRKEAASRKGIFPEKEADQAFDGLVERLRALIRKRTGVYGAEENALRVMLESEQEEERRRDLEKRQKKERERLLLRKREMDSMLFGDEMPPDHPLQPFREYYTQAERSLPALIQIRREWDLCLVSVDHPDGTTVPQDWVLPQCPTDEIWATALDRGDCLGP; encoded by the exons ATGGATAAACCAACGTTCCAGTCTACGTCGGGAGGACGGCAGCACCCCGTTTCTAACACCGGAGGTCCCGATACGTTTTACCCTAGAGGGGGACCTACATATCTCGGACCGCAGCCGATACAACCACCACCAGTATGTGAAACCTCGTTTCAAAGTAACATGCCGAGTTCAAGTAACGTTGCTGGAGCGTTTTGGCCGGGTCAAACCCCTTCCCAATATCTTCCTCCACCACAACAAGCCCCAGTTAGCGACCAGAGATTCCCTCAAAGTCAAGAGTGGACTCCACCCGTGGCAGGATATGGCAGTCAACCATATGGCTTCAGACCCCCCTTTCCACAACCACCGCCTAGATTTGAAGGCTACGGACCACCTCATATGTCGTCCCCAGGATATGGTTTTGATCCGTCGATACCGCCACCGCCCCTCAACAACCCGGCACTCAGTCAGTTCCCTCCCATGTGTTCACAACCAGTTCCCTTCCACAGTCATCCAAAGCTGGAACCCAACACACATGAGGGGAGACCACCAAACTCATGGGCTCAGGGCTACAATATGGGTGATGCTCAATCGAACATGGGAACTTCAGATTTCCAAAGATCATTTGATCACAATCCAGCATACCCTAGACCCGGTCCACAACACAGTCCGTATGGAAACCCTGATGCTAGTTTTAGACCAAAGCATGCGGACAGTGGTTACACTGAACATCGTAGCAGACCTCTCCTCGCCTCCCCGTCCTTGATTCCGATGGGAACAGCTTTGCAGCGTGACCAAGGTTTTAGTAGGCCTATGGCTCCACAGCCGCCAGACGAAGACTCCATTCAGAGGATGCAAGACGAACAGTGGCTGAAACATTTCTTGAGGAACCGAGAGAGGACAACAGCCAAGACCTCCAAACCGGCGGAACCTCATTCAAGGCAAACTCACCCAAAGGTCTCCGTGGCTCACATACGAGACACCCTGTACGGTGCCATACAGCTAGTTTCAAAGCTGTCCATGGCTTGTGAAACGCTGAAGCACAACATGGACAATGAGAGCGTCTGGGCGGATTCTTACGCTGAGGCAGTGAGTGTGAAGACAGATCTGCAAGAGAAACTGAAGGTCCTCGGTGACTCTGAGTTTGTTGAAAGTCTTAAAAAGAAACTGAGTTCCATCAGTAAGAGAAGGGCCAGGCTACGGCGTCGACAAGTGGAACAGGACGAGGacaaacagagggaggaggaacgAGTGGCTGAGCGTGAAGCGGCCATCGACAAGTGGAGGATGAAACGTATCCATGAagtagaggagaagaagagg GCGCAAGAGCTGAAGCTGGCTGCTGACACGGTGCTCTGTGAAGTGAGGAAGAAGCAGGCAGATGCCAAGAGGATGCTGGACATCCTCAGATCACTGGAGAAGCTACGCAAACTCAGGAAGGAGGCAGCCTCCAGGAAAG GGATCTTCCCGGAGAAAGAAGCTGACCAAGCATTTGATGGGCTGGTGGAGCGCCTGCGTGCACTGATCAGGAAGAGGACAGGGGTGTATGGGGCAGAGGAGAATGCCCTGCGGGTGATGCTGGAGAGCGAGCAGGAGGAGGAGCGCAGGAGGGACCTGGAGAAACGacagaagaaggagagggagaggctaCTGCTGAGGAAACGAGAGATGGATAGCATGCTCTTTGGAG atgaGATGCCTCCTGACCACCCCCTACAGCCCTTCAGAGAGTACTACACACAGGCAGAGCGCTCACTACCAGCCTTAATACAGATACG GAGAGAGTGGGACCTCTGTCTGGTCTCAGTGGACCACCCAGACGGCACCACGGTCCCCCAGGACTGGGTCTTACCACAATGCCCCACAGACGAGATTTGGGCCACAGCCCTGGACCGAGGGGACTGCCTCGGACCCTGA
- the LOC139411659 gene encoding ubiquitin-associated protein 1-like, giving the protein MSCLDEVPFKTLLGSLEGPREEVELIAAPDITVPDYLTILQETEYMFSLENWVLQGLQGGYPSQPQPPGPRSPSEVLPSSPPYWHLFSSPQESRLASRHSSDFWEPNPRQRSHSLNQVDMRTRVKFVISDSEEEEDCSSSGSGYRSDQRVPGVRNPRQTCTPNVLNLPVSQSGLVTNQRRKNLRQYSLSVLETPRECIQGTPCPPGGPKPPSSSSLPRHPLTRANTENIPSIRHHKPTHPSLSPYFCLPALPSVTSRPLGSHAASILDSSVELLSALGPEERELLQAITERGYPLHTAIIALQKTGQQSPEQILRYLVACDRLCERGYDEAQVEEALEMFQNCETKAEEFLHLLAQFNEMGFQQNAIKEVLLVHENHRERALEELMMRVA; this is encoded by the exons ATGTCCTGTTTGGATGAGGTTCCTTTTAAGACCCTTCTGGGATCTCTGGAGGGACCCAGGGAAGAGGTGGAGCTGATTGCTGCCCCAGACATCACTGTCCCAGACTATCTCACCATACTGCAGGAGACAGAG TACATGTTCAGCTTGGAGAACTGGGTGCTCCAGGGCCTCCAGGGAGGTTACCCCAGCCAGCCCCAACCCCCCGGCCCCAGATCCCCATCCGAGGTGCTCCCCTCCAGCCCACCCTACTGGCATCTCTTCAGCAGCCCCCAGGAGAGCCGCCTGGCCAGCCGACACAGCTCTGACTTCTGGGAGCCCAACCCCCGCCAGCGCTCCCACAGCCTGAACCAGGTTGACATGCGCACCCGGGTTAAGTTCGTCATCTCAGActccgaggaggaagaggattgcTCTTCGTCTGGTTCAGGGTACAGGTCGGATCAGCGTGTGCCTGGGGTGAGGAACCCACGGCAGACCTGCACCCCTAACGTCCTGAACCTACCTGTCTCTCAGAGTGGTCTGGTGACCAACCAGCGTAGGAAGAACCTCCGCCAGTACTCGCTGTCTGTTCTGGAGACCCCCAGAGAGTGTATCCAGGGGACCCCCTGCCCCCCTGGAGGACCCAAGCCACCGTCCTCCTCATCCCTACCCAGACACCCATTGACCAGGGCCAACACAGAGAATATCCCCTCCATCAGACACCACAAGCCAACACATCCG TCCCTGAGTCCGTACTTCTGCCTGCCGGCCCTTCCCTCAGTGACCTCACGACCCCTGGGTTCCCACGCCGCGTCAATACTGGACTCCTCGGTGGAGCTGCTGTCCGCACTGGGCCCCGAAGAGAGAGAGCTGCTGCAAGCCATCACTGAAAGGGGCTATCCGCTCCACACCGCCATCATCGCCCTGCAGAAGACCGGCCAGCAGAGCCCAGAACAG ATCCTGCGCTATCTGGTGGCCTGTGACAGACTGTGTGAGCGGGGCTACGACGAGGCTCAGGTGGAGGAGGCTCTGGAGATGTTCCAGAACTGTGAGACTAAG gcTGAGGAGTTTCTTCACCTGCTAGCTCAGTTCAATGAGATGGGCTTCCAGCAGAACGCTATCAAAGAGGTTCTGTTAGTCCACGAGAACCACCGCGAGAGGGCCCTGGAAGAGCTGATGATGCGTGTGGCATGA
- the LOC139411665 gene encoding ras-like protein family member 12, whose translation MSLMFGKARSCNFSAIPEGGQPEVNVVILGVKGSGKSALTVKFLTKRFISEYDPNLEDTYSSEDMVDQQPVVVKVMDTADQDGPVNCERYLSWASAFLVVYSIDNRRSFEGCQQYLEAVTVHTKALQPKTPIILLGNKLDMERYRQVSKSDGSALATRFGCLFFEVSACLDFLSVQRVFHEAVREARKLGGKRSPPLHPLYISEDNKPLFSLATVPPFTTPCYKELPVPATAKLVTVKSSRAQSKRRAPTLTLLKGFKIF comes from the exons ATGTCACTGATGTTTGGGAAAGCAAGGAGTTGTAACTTCTCTGCTATCCCTGAGGGGGGACAACCTGAGGTCAATGTGGTCATCCTTGGAGTGAAGGGTTCAGGAAAATCAG CGTTGACTGTCAAATTTCTCACCAAGCGCTTCATCAGTGAATATGACCCCAATCTAG AGGATACTTACTCTTCTGAGGACATGGTGGACCAACAGCCTGTCGTTGTGAAAGTTATGGACACAGCTGACCAG GACGGCCCAGTGAACTGTGAGCGCTACCTCTCGTGGGCCAGTGCCTTCCTTGTGGTCTACAGCATAGACAATAGACGGAGCTTTGAGGGCTGCCAACAGTACCTGGAGGCCGTCACCGTCCACACCAAGGCCCTGCAGCCCAAGACCCCCATTATACTGCTGGGCAACAAGCTGGACATGGAGAGATACAG GCAGGTGAGTAAGTCGGACGGCTCGGCCCTCGCCACCCGTTTCGGCTGCCTGTTCTTCGAGGTGTCTGCTTGCCTGGACTTCCTGTCTGTCCAGCGGGTCTTCCATGAAGCCGTGAGGGAGGCCAGGAAGCTGGGTGGCAAAAGGAGCCCCCCGTTACATCCCCTTTACATCAGTGAGGACAACAAGCCATTGTTCAGCCTCGCCACCGTGCCCCCGTTCACCACCCCCTGCTACAAGGAGCTCCCAGTGCCCGCCACCGCCAAGCTGGTGACGGTCAAGTCGTCACGGGCACAGAGCAAACGGCGGGCACCCACGCTGACGCTGCTCAAGGGCTTCAAGATCTTCTGA